A stretch of the Erpetoichthys calabaricus chromosome 3, fErpCal1.3, whole genome shotgun sequence genome encodes the following:
- the pkib gene encoding cAMP-dependent protein kinase inhibitor beta isoform X1, with product MTDVEPVVTDFAASGRTGRRNALPDILGSPAGVGTSELPHKLAELSVKEHKVERPLQTQHKIPSLKNRMKEHNICLLLCNVPVRSPDLTTVDFYSRPSM from the exons ATGACTGATGTAGAGCCCGTTGTCACGGACTTTGCAGCATCTGGGAGAACTGGCCGCAGGAATGCTTTACCAGACATCCTGGGCTCTCCTGCAGGAGTGGGGACATCTGAACTTCCTCATAAGTTAGCAGAACTATCT GTGAAGGAGCACAAGGTGGAGAGGCCTCTTCAGACACAGCACAAAATCCCCAGTCTGAAGAACAGAATGAAGGAACATAACATTTGCTTGTTGCTCTGTAACGTTCCTGTGAGATCACCTGACCTAACAACTGTAGACTTTTATTCGAGACCTTCTATGTAA
- the pkib gene encoding cAMP-dependent protein kinase inhibitor beta isoform X2, translating to MTDVEPVVTDFAASGRTGRRNALPDILGSPAGVGTSELPHKLAELSVSGGEGAQGGEASSDTAQNPQSEEQNEGT from the exons ATGACTGATGTAGAGCCCGTTGTCACGGACTTTGCAGCATCTGGGAGAACTGGCCGCAGGAATGCTTTACCAGACATCCTGGGCTCTCCTGCAGGAGTGGGGACATCTGAACTTCCTCATAAGTTAGCAGAACTATCTGTAAGTGGAG GTGAAGGAGCACAAGGTGGAGAGGCCTCTTCAGACACAGCACAAAATCCCCAGTCTGAAGAACAGAATGAAGGAACATAA
- the fabp7b gene encoding fatty acid binding protein 7, brain, b, translated as MVDAFCSTWKLIDSQNFDEYMKALGVGFATRQVGNVTKPTVIISQEGDKVVIKTQSTFKNTEISFKLGDEFDENTPDDRHCKSTVTLDGDKLVHVQKWDGKETKFTREIKDGKMVMNLCFGDVQAVRTYEKA; from the exons ATGGTTGATGCGTTTTGCAGCACCTGGAAACTGATTGACAGTCAGAATTTTGATGAGTACATGAAAGCACTCG GTGTGGGCTTTGCAACCAGGCAAGTCGGAAACGTTACAAAGCCAACAGTCATTATCAGCCAGGAAGGAGACAAAGTTGTGATTAAGACTCAGAGCACCTTTAAGAACACGGAGATCTCCTTTAAATTGGGGGATGAGTTTGACGAGAACACCCCAGACGACAGGCACTGTAAA tcTACGGTGACTCTTGATGGTGACAAACTTGTTCACGTCCAGAAATGGGACGGCAAGGAGACCAAGTTTACCAGAGAGATTAAAGATGGCAAAATGGTCATG AATCTATGCTTTGGTGATGTCCAAGCTGTCCGCACCTATGAGAAGGCCTAA